From Thermoflavifilum aggregans, a single genomic window includes:
- a CDS encoding Bax inhibitor-1/YccA family protein has protein sequence MANLFKTSNPALQEKAFETTVTQVGEEAMTVSGTMNKFVFMLALMLASAVFTWNLAYKGAPLGGWVAGGAIGGFIAALIIIFKQSWAPYLAPAYGLLEGLFLGAISAMFNAAMASVAPYFVMQAVLLTFGVALAMYLLYTTGVIKVTNQFRTIVLAATGGIALFYLAAMVLHWFHIDIPFIHQSTTAGIVFSLIVVGIAALNLVMDFDMIFTGARMGAPKYMEWYGAFGLMVTIIWLYLEILRLLAKVYSRR, from the coding sequence ATGGCTAACCTATTTAAAACCAGCAATCCGGCTTTGCAGGAGAAGGCTTTTGAAACAACCGTGACGCAGGTCGGAGAAGAAGCAATGACCGTGTCGGGCACCATGAACAAATTCGTGTTCATGCTGGCCCTGATGCTGGCTTCAGCTGTTTTTACCTGGAATCTGGCTTACAAAGGTGCGCCGCTCGGCGGCTGGGTAGCCGGAGGAGCTATAGGAGGTTTTATTGCAGCCCTGATAATCATTTTTAAACAAAGCTGGGCGCCTTATCTGGCTCCGGCTTATGGATTGCTGGAAGGGCTTTTTCTGGGAGCAATTTCTGCCATGTTCAATGCAGCCATGGCCAGTGTGGCACCTTATTTCGTGATGCAGGCCGTGTTGCTCACCTTTGGAGTGGCTCTGGCCATGTATCTGCTATACACAACCGGCGTTATCAAGGTTACCAATCAGTTCAGAACCATTGTATTGGCAGCTACCGGCGGCATTGCACTGTTTTACCTTGCTGCCATGGTGCTCCACTGGTTCCATATCGATATTCCCTTTATCCACCAGTCCACCACCGCAGGCATTGTTTTTTCGCTAATTGTGGTGGGCATTGCAGCGCTTAACCTGGTCATGGATTTTGATATGATTTTTACCGGTGCCCGCATGGGTGCACCCAAATACATGGAATGGTATGGCGCCTTCGGACTAATGGTTACCATTATCTGGCTTTATCTGGAAATTCTTCGCTTGCTTGCCAAAGTATACAGCCGGAGATAA